A genomic region of Arachis stenosperma cultivar V10309 chromosome 9, arast.V10309.gnm1.PFL2, whole genome shotgun sequence contains the following coding sequences:
- the LOC130949546 gene encoding uncharacterized protein LOC130949546 — protein MDGEDSFVALVHCSGKIQKSERHGVKFTDRELVEFEAGPNRVENALCDDDSDEEPVDIGRDSDDDIPRGTRTTHGGSGSGTQEYPPHLSFLNLEAIGQHQNVETTFDGQGMHDGTGLTEFQIGQSFQSKEEAVLSVKDYSIRRGVEYRIMESDNLKYQGRCKEFGNGCMWLIRIVMRKRKSTWEVRRYNGPHTCMATSISSDHKQLDYHVICARIFPLIRADASVSIKVLQEATEATYGFKPSYRKVWLAKQKAVAQIYGDWEESIADLPRWILGVTFTMDDFVALLKTSPVRVGDQVDEDRVYFHRMFWKFLPCIEAFHHCKPLVSIDETHLYDKYGGTLLLAIAQDGNLNIFPVAFALVEGENAESWSYFLSNLRRHVTPQEGILVFSDRHNGIKAALESPGSGWRPPHAYRAFCIRHVAANFALTFKGQDARRWLVNAAYAKTEA, from the exons ATGGATGGGGAGGATAGTTTTGTGGCTCTGGTCCACTGCTCTGGAAAAATTCAAAAGAGCGAAAGGCATGGTGTGAAATTCACAGATAGAGAACTG GTTGAATTTGAGGCCGGACCGAATCGAGTTGAGAATGCGCTGTGTGATGATGATTCCGATGAGGAGCCGGTCGATATTGGTAGGGACAGTGATGATGATATACCAAGAGGTACACGTACAACCCATGGAGGTTCCGGTTCTGGAACACAAGAGTACCCTCCGCACCTGTCGTTTTTGAACTTGGAAGCCATCGGCCAACACCAGAATGTAGAGACAACATTCGATGGACAGGGTATGCATGATGGGACAGGTTTGACTGAATTTCAGATTGGCCAATCGTTCCAGAGTAAGGAGGAAGCCGTGCTGAGCGTAAAAGATTACAGCATTCGGCGTGGAGTTGAGTACAGGATTATGGAGTCAGACAATCTAAAATACCAAGGGAGATGCAAGGAGTTCGGTAACGGGTGCATGTGGTTGATTCGGATAGTCATGCGGAAAAGGAAGAGCACATGGGAAGTTAGGAGATACAACGGACCACACACGTGTATGGCCACATCGATATCGAGCGACCACAAGCAGCTTGATTATCATGTCATCTGTGCGAGAATCTTTCCATTGATTAGAGCTGATGCGTCGGTGTCGATTAAGGTGTTGCAAGAGGCAACAGAGGCAACATATGGTTTCAAGCCTAGTTATCGGAAGGTGTGGTTAGCGAAGCAGAAGGCAGTAGCACAGATCTACGGTGATTGGGAAGAGTCAATAGCAGATCTGCCCCGCTGGATCCTTGGGGTCACATTCACCATGGACGATTTCGTTGCTCTGCTAAAGACCTCCCCGGTTAGAGTGGGTGACCAGGTTGATGAAGATAGAGTCTATTTTCATCGCATGTTTTGGAAATTTCTTCCATGTATTGAGGCATTCCACCACTGTAAGCCACTCGTCAGTATCGACGAGACACACTTGTATGACAAGTATGGAGGGACCTTGTTGTTGGCGATTGCTCAGGATGGGAATTTGAATATTTTCCCTGTTGCGTTTGCACTAGTGGAGGGAGAAAATGCAGAGTCTTGGTCATACTTTCTGTCCAATCTTAGAAGACATGTTACTCCACAGGAAGGTATTCTCGTGTTCTCTGATAGACACAACGGCATCAAGGCTGCGCTGGAGTCCCCAGGTAGTGGTTGGCGACCTCCCCATGCTTATAGGGCATTTTGTATTCGGCATGTTGCTGCAAATTTTGCCCTCACCTTCAAGGGGCAGGATGCGAGGAGGTGGTTGGTAAACGCCGCTTATGCGAAGACAGAAGCATAA